The window TGATACGCATGCGCTTGCTCTTTAGACATCCGAAAAGTATCTAAGTCTCGACCTTGCTGCTTAAATCCAAAAAAATATATATCGTGTCCTGGGTTTTCAAAATAATGACTGGACATCTCTGGATCGACACACCCGCTATACGTCACACCATCAATCAGCAAGCTAACTGTTTGCTCACCAACCGCAGGGTTAAGCACTGTATCGGTGTGGACATGAAGGGCGATCGCCATAAGTGGGTCTTCTTTTGTACCCATGCCAAACGGTAAGAAATGCGGAGTAACATAAGTCCCTCCATCTTGGCTATATCTTAAGGTTCCCAGTATATCTTGCTTTAAAAAGTCTCTAGCGCTTGCAGTCATGTCTACAAAATGATCTTGGACGGGTCCGTTTCCAAAAACATACCTAATTGTAATATTATCGCCATCAGACTGTGAGTGTTCAAAAACACGGCTCGGGACATCGGCCTCGATTCGGGTCAGACTCCTAAGTTTTAAGCGTTCACGGTGCTCTATTGTCCTGACCAACTGCTTCGCAAGTCGTTGCTTGCGCGCTGCTAAACGCTCGATCTCTGCGCCAACTTCGTCGAACTGCTCTAGTATTATTGCATCGGTTACCAGCAGGCCGATTCGCCCAGAATGATCAGGTGATTGACCCCAAGCAGTGTAGTGGCTAATTAATAGTTTGTCGCCTAAAGCAAACTCGCCTACCGACGCCGGCAAAATATCTGTCGTGTACTCATCTAACTTCCTAAACAAACTAAATCCGTTTTCGGCTTGCATGCAAAGTAATCGATAGTCTTCTGGGAAGTCATAAAACCAGCCATATTCTACTTTTGCAGAATTATAATCTGCAAAGAAGTCGTCGCAGACATCATTTTTGCCCTCGACAACTTTCGTAATGACGTAGCGTGAATTTCCAGCTTGATCGGTACCAACCACAAGTGCCTCGACTACGTTATCGAGACTAATCTGATCATACTCGAATGGCAACTCCAGTGATACTTCGCTCCGAGTTGCTGAGTCCCACCTACGACTAGTGACAGTTTTTGGCACTTCCATTAATTAATACTATAAGTTTACCAGACATCTATCTAACTATGATTAGAGGCATTTTATAACTAGCCAAAGTTTATACATCTCGATCTAAACAGTTATAAACGAGCGCATACTTATGCTACCCATGTCGATGTTGTCGTTAAAATATGCGATTTCTTCACGACCGCTAAGTAAGGCCATGACCGCAAGCATTGGTCGATAATGATCATCCATCTCGACCGCATACATCGCGGTTTTGGTCATAGAACGGGGATTGGTGAGACCCTTGAGATCGTGGCCACTCATGTGAGTTGCTGCAACTTTGTCGAACTCTTCGGCCCAGTCAAAAACTCGGTTATTAAAGTCTAGCATTCGAAGATTGTGTACCAAATTTCCACTACCAATAAAAATCACACCTCGCTCGCGCATGCGTTTGAGTTCCGAAAACATCTCGACCACTTGTGCCAAGGTTTGGTTCACGTCGAGACTTATCTGCAGAACCGGCACCTTTGGCTCGGGCGCAATGTGTTTGAGGATCGACCAAGTGCCATGATCTAACCCCCAAGTACTATCTAGTTTTGCTTCGTATTTGACAAAAGCAGCCTGTAAAATCTTGGCCAGTTCAGGGTCGCCATTGGCATCGTACTTAGTTTGGTATAGTTCGTCTGGGAAACCATACACATCGTAAATGATTGGCTGTTTCGGCGCATCCGTTATTCGTGTACCTCGTGTTAGCCAATGGGCACTTATCACAACTATCGCTTGTGCGTCTGGAAGTTGCTTGCCAACCTTCTGCCAAGATCGAGTGATATCGTTATCTAAAATCGCATTCATAGGATTTCCATGGCCCACAAACAGCACGGGCATCAAAGGGCTTGGCTTTAGGTTTTGTTGCAGTGAATAAAGTTTTTGCATTGTCTTCTTCGATTTTAATTATACTATTACGCATTAATAAACTTCGATTTAGGTTATAGACGCTTGCGTTTGTAAATTGGTCTAAATAGTTTTTACTCAATAAATGTTTTAGCCCGCCACTCCGAAGAATGGCGGGCTGGGGGGGTGGAACTACTCGGCGGTTTTGCCGCTACCTCCACACTTAGGGCACTTCACACTGACTGTTTCACGGCGAGTGGTCCGGAGATACCCGATACCCGTGGCAACACCCAGAGCGATGCTCCTAGCGTGGTCTGTGACTGTTCGCGTCTCATTGACGCGGCCTGTCCCGCGGCATTTGCTGCAGTTCTTGTTTTCCGTAGTCAACTTTTCTCCTTGCAAGTAAAGTGCTATTCGACTTGGTTAACGATTTCCTGAACCCTCTCGGCGATTGTCGACAATCGAATTCGGTCCTCGGCTGGCTTCTTGAAGAACATGTTGTCCAGGGTTGCTCCAACCAAGAATGGCATAACGACTAGCAGAATCGTACAGCCCGCGATGACAAGCATCGCGAAACCGCCAGAGTCACCAGATCTATTATGCCAGTCGAGGATGTATGCCGAAGCAATCAACGCCAGAAACTCGAAAAACAACGGGATATACGTACTCAAAACGACACTCCCGTCTCTCGCAGTCTCGAGATCATCCCAGACACGAAGAGCTTCTTTAAAACTATCCGGATTATCAAACTCCTTGCGAAGTTCTGCCCGGATTCTCTGCGCGCGCTCGGCTGCTCGGGAAGCTCCCGCTGCTCCTCCTGCCATGGCTGCATGTACCGCTCCCATATCCCACTCCTTCTGTGGCTAGA of the Candidatus Nomurabacteria bacterium genome contains:
- a CDS encoding dioxygenase, with amino-acid sequence MQKLYSLQQNLKPSPLMPVLFVGHGNPMNAILDNDITRSWQKVGKQLPDAQAIVVISAHWLTRGTRITDAPKQPIIYDVYGFPDELYQTKYDANGDPELAKILQAAFVKYEAKLDSTWGLDHGTWSILKHIAPEPKVPVLQISLDVNQTLAQVVEMFSELKRMRERGVIFIGSGNLVHNLRMLDFNNRVFDWAEEFDKVAATHMSGHDLKGLTNPRSMTKTAMYAVEMDDHYRPMLAVMALLSGREEIAYFNDNIDMGSISMRSFITV